Genomic segment of candidate division WOR-3 bacterium:
GGTTCAATTCCTTATTTTAAAAAAGATTTTTCTTATGAGGTTCTTTTTAGTAATATCTGTAGTATTTTCTTTTGTCATTCTTTTTAGCTGTAAAAAGAAGGTAATAAACGGACTTATTACAAGAGGTTCTATTGAAGGTTATATTGCTACAAAAAATGGTCTTTTTCCCCTTGGCGGGGTTCTTGTTTATATAAAGGAAAACTCAGATAAAAAAACCTATTCAAATTCTGAGGGATATTTCAAAATAGATGGTATACCAGCTGGTCAAAAAACAGTTGTTATAACAATAGGTTCAGTGAAAATAGAGAAACAAGTTAATATAGAGGATGGCAAAAATGTAGCAATAAGCACGAGACAGAATCCATTGAAACTTGGTTCTCACTTAAAAATAGCTGTTGTTAGAGGTTCCTATGATAGAATTGAAGAGATACTTGATACTATAGGTTTCAGAAATGTAACAGTTCCTGATACAGGTGCTTATGTTCTTTTTAATAATATTTCACAATTTCTTAATTCTCCATATTTGAATGATTTTAATGTGGTTTTTATAAACTGTGGAGCAGAGGATGAAGATGATTTTTATACTAACGCAGGAATGAGAGACAATATGAAATCATGGATTTCAAATGGACATTCACTTTATTGTTCAGATTTTGCTTACACTGTTGTTGAAGCTTGTTTTCCTCAGTATATAGATTTTTATAGAAATGATTCTATTGCCGGTTCTGCAAGACAAGGTTTTTCTACGGTAACCACTTCATTTATAAATGATGAGGAAATTAGAATTCATTTAGGTAAGGATAAAGCAAATATAAATTTTTCATTAGGTTGGGCTGTTATTAGTGCTATTAATCAAAGTTTAGGTTCCGAGACATGGATAACAGCTGATTCTGTTAGAACCTGGAATGAAAAGCTTTACAATGTTCCAATAATGGTTTATTTTTCTTATAACCAGGGTAAAGTTTTATACACTTCTTTCCATAATGAAGCTCAGGTAACAGATGATATGGTTAAAATACTTATAAGAATAATATACGAATTTTAAAAATAATTTTTTATTCTAAAGTGTATCGTGGATATTTAAAAACCGAGCTCTTCAAAAGAGAAATTTTGTAAATTTTCAATTATCTTTTTTCTTACCTCCTTCACATTTTCAAATTCATAAACAATTTTACCTTCTTTAATATACTGGATGAAAAGAGGTTCCATCTTCCTTTTACATTTGGGACAAATTAACTCATCTTTATTAAAGAGATCCACAATTATTTCTTTATCATTTCTGCAAATAAAAGGTTTTTTCTTTCCACCAAATTTTCCTTTTTTTGCGCAGGGTTTATTTTCTACTTCAACAATATCCATCGCATAATCAATAACTTTTGCATTTGATAGAGATGTTCCTACTCCAAATCCATCTGCTCCTGCTTCAGAAAGTTTTTTAACTTCAAATTCATCAAGACCACCAGAAATAAATATTTTAATATTTTCTTTTTCCCTTATTTTGAGTTCCCATTTAATTTCCTTTATTATTTTTATCAAATTACCCCTTCTTGAAGCCGGGGTATCAAGCCTCACACCCGAGAGATCCTTTATAGTCTCTGCTGCTTTTATGGCTTGGACCTTTTCATCTCCGTAAGTATCAATTAAGGCAATTCTTGGTACATTTTGTGGCATTTCCTCATCGAAAGCTTTCCAGGCTTCTTCTTCCCCCATTAATATTATGAGAGAGTGGGGCATAGTTCCTCTTGGATTTTCTCCAATTGCTTCTGCACCTGCAATGGAAGATACACCATCACAACCTCCCATAAATGCATAAAAATCAATAAAAGGAGCAAGGGCAGGATGCATTCTTCTTATTCCAAAGGAAAGTAAAATTTTATCACCTGCTGCTTTTCTTATTCTTATTGCTTTTGTCATTATACCCGAAGCATGACATATAAATCCAAGGAGAGGAGTTTCATATTCACAGAATTCTGTGTATTCACCTTCAATAGCCATTACAGGAATTAAAACTCCGTTTATATCAGAAGAGGGTATAATTTCCCCTTCTTTTATTCCCCAGAGGTTTATATTTTTACCTTCAAGTAATTTAACAACTTCTCTTATTCCTGCAAAGGCAAATAAAGGATAAGGAGGGGATGAAGCAGTAAATTCAGCAAAAACTTTCTTTTTTATATTTCTTTTTTGAAGTATATTTTTTGTTCTTAAAAAATAAATATCAGTCGTTTTACCTTCTTTTATATAATTCTCATTTGCTATTAAAAAGGGAAATTTTTCCATATATAATTTTAAGATAATTTGTCTTTTTTATGAGCATTTTGAAAATCCACAATGAGGACATGTGAGACAATCCTCAGCAAAAACCATAACTCCACCACATTCCGGACATATTTCACCTGAGGAAGTATGATTTTCCTGTATAATTCTTTTATGTTTTTTCTCCTCCGGGAAAATACCCAGTTGTTCTCCTTTTAAATGTTTTTCAAGAACCTTTCCAATTCCATCAGGACAGGATAATATAATTTCCCCGTCATCCCATGTTGGCATTGATCTTATGCCTTTTAACTGGTCAACAATTTCCATTGGGTCAATTCCTGACCTTAAAGCAAGTGATATTAACCTTCCAATTGCTTCTGTTAAGGCATTTGCAGAACTTCCACTTTTTCCCAGTTGAATAAAAACTTCATGTGGTCCAAGTTCATCTTCATTTATTGTAATATAAACAGTTCCAAGTTCGGATTTAATTTTATATGTTTTTCCTGAAACAACTTTGGGTCTTGGTCTTGGTTTTAATTTTTTAATTCTTTTTTCTTCCTCTTTTTTAGCTGTATCATAAACCTGTCCTGGTCTTGAACCATGTCTATAAACTGTTATTCCCTTACATCCAAGTTCATAGGCTAAAAGGTATGCTTTTTCTACATCATTGGGCTCAGCTTCTTCTGGAAGGTTTATAGTTTTAGAAACTGCGTCTTCAACATATTTTTGAAATGCTGCCTGAATTCTCACATGTTGTTCGGTTGTTA
This window contains:
- a CDS encoding carboxypeptidase-like regulatory domain-containing protein, with amino-acid sequence MRFFLVISVVFSFVILFSCKKKVINGLITRGSIEGYIATKNGLFPLGGVLVYIKENSDKKTYSNSEGYFKIDGIPAGQKTVVITIGSVKIEKQVNIEDGKNVAISTRQNPLKLGSHLKIAVVRGSYDRIEEILDTIGFRNVTVPDTGAYVLFNNISQFLNSPYLNDFNVVFINCGAEDEDDFYTNAGMRDNMKSWISNGHSLYCSDFAYTVVEACFPQYIDFYRNDSIAGSARQGFSTVTTSFINDEEIRIHLGKDKANINFSLGWAVISAINQSLGSETWITADSVRTWNEKLYNVPIMVYFSYNQGKVLYTSFHNEAQVTDDMVKILIRIIYEF
- a CDS encoding nicotinate phosphoribosyltransferase, translating into MEKFPFLIANENYIKEGKTTDIYFLRTKNILQKRNIKKKVFAEFTASSPPYPLFAFAGIREVVKLLEGKNINLWGIKEGEIIPSSDINGVLIPVMAIEGEYTEFCEYETPLLGFICHASGIMTKAIRIRKAAGDKILLSFGIRRMHPALAPFIDFYAFMGGCDGVSSIAGAEAIGENPRGTMPHSLIILMGEEEAWKAFDEEMPQNVPRIALIDTYGDEKVQAIKAAETIKDLSGVRLDTPASRRGNLIKIIKEIKWELKIREKENIKIFISGGLDEFEVKKLSEAGADGFGVGTSLSNAKVIDYAMDIVEVENKPCAKKGKFGGKKKPFICRNDKEIIVDLFNKDELICPKCKRKMEPLFIQYIKEGKIVYEFENVKEVRKKIIENLQNFSFEELGF